Proteins encoded by one window of Lycium barbarum isolate Lr01 chromosome 11, ASM1917538v2, whole genome shotgun sequence:
- the LOC132619114 gene encoding protein FATTY ACID EXPORT 5-like, with protein MHDFCFTIPYGLILVCGGVIGYASKGSTASLAGGVGTGFALILAGFLSLQAFHKRKNSYFALILETACAATLTWVMGQRYMQTSKIMPAGVVAGISALLTGFYLYKIATGGNNFPPKTE; from the exons ATGCATGATTTTTGCTTCACGATCCCTTATGGGTTAATTCTTGTGTGTGGTGGTGTTATTGGATATGCTAGTAAAGGAAGCACAGCTTCACTAGCTGGAGGTGTGGGTACTGGATTTGCTCTGATCTTAGCTGGTTTTTTGAGCCTGCAAGCATTTCACAAACGCAAAAATTCTTACTTTGCTTTGATTCTTGAAACTG CTTGTGCAGCCACGTTAACATGGGTTATGGGACAACGTTACATGCAAACCTCAAAAATAATGCCGGCTGGCGTTGTTGCTGGTATCAG TGCACTCTTGACTGGATTTTACCTGTACAAAATTGCCACAGGAGGGAACAATTTTCCACCTAAGACTGAGTAA
- the LOC132619112 gene encoding uncharacterized protein LOC132619112 produces the protein MQMQFRTRVVSSSGVNHLFARKHPLPVQVQDLSQTLKMVTESGQSKRSMCPSCSKPTRFCLCTRLKTPCLENSVRVTILQHSLEKNHPLNSTRIASIGLKNLSVISVSDVNYEAKFLIHLLNSNLEIGSQNLDENSSINIKDSNFDSNSAVSLYKDSNFDSNAAVSFTIEKYGAICSFQNQDFSKLFGSSASIDDIRKGFLVKKLQRKPLDQELKEFEITVSPGSVLLFPSENSIGMEEIDFEVKNLIVLDGTWAKAKRMYNENPWLKMLPHVKLDVEKLSLYSEVRCQPKAGYLSTIESIVYALRGVGEEDCEGLDNLLDVFESMVGDQRRCKDERLKQRVSNCD, from the coding sequence ATGCAAATGCAATTCAGGACTCGGGTCGTTTCATCTTCAGGAGTTAACCATTTGTTTGCCCGAAAACACCCTTTACCTGTTCAAGTTCAAGATTTGTCTCAAACCCTAAAAATGGTGACTGAATCGGGTCAGTCAAAAAGATCCATGTGCCCATCATGCTCAAAACCGACCCGTTTTTGTCTCTGCACTAGATTGAAGACCCCATGTCTTGAAAACTCGGTGAGGGTAACAATTCTTCAACACAGTTTAGAAAAAAATCACCCTTTAAATTCAACAAGAATTGCTTCTATAGGTCTGAAAAATTTGAGTGTAATTTCAGTATCTGATGTTAATTATGAGGCTAAGTTTCTCATACATTTGCTCAACTCAAATCTTGAAATAGGTTCTcaaaatttggatgaaaatagTAGCATAAACATTAAAGATTCCAACTTTGATAGTAATTCTGCTGTTTCTCTATATAAAGACTCCAACTTTGATAGTAACGCTGCTGTTTCTTTTACCATAGAGAAGTATGGTGCAATTTGTTCCTTTCAAAATCAAGATTTCAGTAAGTTGTTTGGCTCTAGTGCTTCTATTGATGATATTCGAAAAGGGTTTTTAGTAAAAAAGTTACAGAGAAAGCCATTGGATCAAGAATTGAAGGAGTTTGAAATTACAGTTTCTCCAGGATCAGTGCTGTTATTTCCAAGTGAGAATTCAATTGGCATGGAAGAGATAGATTTTGAAGTGAAGAATTTGATTGTACTTGATGGTACATGGGCAAAAGCAAAGAGAATGTATAATGAGAATCCTTGGTTGAAGATGTTGCCACATGTGAAGTTGGATGTAGAGAAGCTAAGTTTGTATAGTGAAGTGAGGTGTCAACCTAAAGCTGGATATTTGTCTACCATTGAGAGTATTGTATATGCTTTGAGGGGTGTTGGTGAAGAAGATTGTGAGGGATTGGATAATTTATTGGATGTGTTTGAGTCCATGGTTGGAGATCAGAGGAGATGCAAAGATGAGAGATTGAAGCAAAGAGTCTCCAATTGTGACTAG